Genomic window (Candidatus Omnitrophota bacterium):
ATCCACAGTGACGCTTGATTTTGCGCGACCGGCTGCGGCGGCGCAGGTGAAAGCTCCGGTGTAGGCGAATAAATTCAAGAAATCTTTTCCTTGCGCAAGTTTCTTAATTATAACGCGCGTATCACGATGATCCGAGTAAAGCCCCGTATCTAAAAAATCATCTAAATTGATCCAAAAACGCAAATCACGTTCGTGAACTTCAAAGCGCTTATCCTTAGTATCTAATTTTCCGTAACGAGTTTTTCCTTCGCTGGCGGTGCGTCGCCGTTTTGTGTGAACGCGTTCCGGTGGGATATTAAGCACCTGCGCGACAGCTTGCGCCATTTGGGGAAGCCAGTTGGGGCCGGTTTGCAGCCTCTCATATTCGGCAACAACGATATGCTCGGCATACCAATCCACGACGGCACGTACTTCCGGAATATCCCAATCGTAAAGACGGAAACAGTCAATTCCTTCGCGCTTAAATCGTTTTGACAAATGACGAAAACGGTTTTTGACCCGGTTAGATAATATTTCCGCGTGGTGTTTTGTTTTTTCGGGGGTGATGAAATTCTTTGGTTTATATTCCATGAGGAAAAAGTGAGCTGGTCATATTTTTGAAGCGAGTTCAACTTGCCAGTTTTTATTGACCCAAAGCCCGATGATCTCATGGTTAGGCCAATAGCTTTTGAGGCGGTTGACGGCATTGTTGATCTGTTGGCGGTGTATCGCTTCTTCGACAGGATTTCCTCGGCAATCATAGTGGCCGACGACAAAAAATCGAGTAGATTTATTAGCATCGACAGAAATGCGGATACTGCGTAATATTTCACTGACATCTTCTTGGTTAGACAAGACGCAATCCATACCGGCTTCGGTAATGACATCTACAAAATCGACATTGTAGTTTTGCTTGATCCAGTTTAAGACAGGGAACTGCACTCGTCCATCCATACAATTTAGACATGTCGCTCGTGTGTCCATAGGCGCTATTCTACTTAAAAATTATTAAACTTTCAATAAATGTCAAATAAAAATGGGCCGCCCGAAGGCGGCCCATTTACAAAAAAGATCCCCACTGCCGACATATTATATTGCAAGAATTATCTCCCCATCTGCTGATTTGCTCGGCGGAGCTCACAAATCAAAACGCAGAGGGTCGCCATCTAAACAAAACGCCCATCTATTGATGGGCGTTTTAAATGGCTCCCCCGCGAGGACTCGAACCTCGGACCCAGTGGTTAACAGCCACTTGCTCTACCAGCTGAGCTACAGGGGAATGGAAAGCGCTATTAGTTTATAAAGAACAACTTTAAAGAACAGTGGAATTATACTCAAAAATATTAAAAAGTCAACAGGGCAAAGGGGATGTTTTTCATTTCGGTGTTTGACACCCGTTGTTTTTGATAATAGACTATTGCTGTTCATAAGAAAAATAAAAAAGGAGGCGGGATGAAAAATACAAATTGGAAAAAAATTATTATCATTGTTGTTGTCGTTCTTCTGTGTCTGACGGTCGTAAAAGATTTTCTCATTAAAACAACAATAACAACCGTTGGCTCAGCTGTGTTGGGCGCGCCGATTAAAATCGGATATTTCTCTTTAGGGCTTTTTACGCAGGGTGTCGCTATTAACAATCTGAAAGTTTATAATCCTCCGGGTTTTCCAAAAGAAATCATGATCAATGCTCCGCAGATCCGGGTTAAATATGATCTTTGGAAGCTTTTCCAAGGGAAGATCCGCCTACCGTTAATTGTGTTCAACTTAAAAGAAATGATCGTGATTAAAAATAAGGAAGGGAAGCTGAATGTTGACGCGCTAAAAGTTGTGGAAGAGCAAAAATCAAAAACAGAAAAGAAAAAAGAAGGGTCAAAGCCCGCAAAAGAAATGGCGCTTGAAATTGACCTTTTAAAGCTTAATGTTGAGCGTGTTGTTTTGAAAGATTTTACCAAGGGTGAGCCCTTTGGTGTTTATAGCTATGAGATCGCGCTTAAAAATAAAGAGTTTAGGAATATCAAAAGTGTGGAGCAAATGGCGACTTTGATCATGGTTCAGGCTATGGGGCCTACGGCTATTCAAGGCGCGGGCGTGTATGCAGCGGCAACTGTTCTGGGTGTTGGGTTCTTGCCAGCCGGTATCGTGGGCGCTTTGGTTGCTAAAGATTCCGAAACGGCCGAATTTAGCGCCAGCGTTGGAAAGACATATGAAATCGCGCTAAATCTTATAAAGAAAATGGGCGAAGTAAAAAGTGAAGACAAAACTACTGGCATTGTTAAAGGAAAAGTAGATGTGGCGGATGTGACGGTAAAGGTTGAAAAGAATGAAAAAAGAAAAACTCAGGTGACCGTGTCCGCGCGCCAGCTTGTTTTGCCAAAACCGGAAATTGCCGCAGGGATCATTTATCAGCTTAAACAAAAAATTAGATAATGACAAAAACCGTAAGAGGAATCTTTTTAGGTGCGCTTGTGGCTGCTATTTTGTTTGCCACAAGCGCGCCTTCTTTTGCGCTTGATTTTGACAAGCTTTCAGCTTCTGATATTAAAAAAGCGCAAAATCTGATCAATAAGTTAGCGCCTCTTATTGAGGAGCGAGACAAAAAGCAAAATTTGGCGACACTAACCTTTGATGAGCTTTACGCGCCATTAAGCGCCAAAGAACGCCGATTCTTAAAGAAATTCCAGAGCCTAGACGCAAAAAAGCTGAATGTGAAAATCCCTTTTCGAGGGATAGCCACCGGCAAGGAAGAGCTCGTCGTTATCAAGAATCAGAAAATAAAAACGAAAGAAGGGAAAGACAAATATTTATCACCACAATTTCTTCCGCCAAATGTTTACGAGCAATATCTGGTGATGATGAAAGCTATGAAAAAAGATCTAAAAAAACAGCTTTATATTGAGTCCGGCTATCGTTCCAGCGCTTATCAGGTATATCTATTCGTTTATTATTTAAGAAATCACGAATATTCTATTCGCGAAACAGTAAAATTCGTAGCGCTCCCGGGTTTTAGCGAACATGGATCAGTCAAGCACCAAGCCATTGATTTTATCAATGAGAATAATATTAATGGGGAAGATGACCCAAAAGAATTTGAAGATTTGCCGGAATACAAATGGCTTCTAGAACACGCTAAAGAATTTAATTTTGTTTTATCGTACCCTAAAAATGCGGGCAAGGGCATTACCTTCGAGCCATGGCATTGGCGCTATGAAAAACAGGAGAGCCGATGACAAAAAAGATCTTCACGCCACAAGAGGCGAACAAACGTCTTCCGCTGGTTAAGCAGATCGTCGAAGATATTTTATCAAAGGGACGAAAACTGAAAGCGCTGGGCTTGCTTGAGCCGACATCATCGGTTCGCGCGGAATCCCAAGCGCTGATTGATGACATTGAAACACTAATGCTTGAGCTGCAGGAATTAGGATGCTCATTTAAGGACTGGAACTTTGAAATCGGCTTAGTTGATTTTCCCGCGTTGATCGATGAAAAAGAAGTTTTACTTTGCTGGCGAAGCGATGAAAGATCGGTAGAATGGTACCACGGATTTGATGACGGATATATCGGGCGAAAGAAAATTCCTCAACATCTACTGCAATGAAGCCAAATTTCTTCCAAAATACATTTTTTAAAAACTACGGTTTCTCGCTTTTATTGATCGTCTCTATTTTGATCGGATCGCTTTTAGGGATTTTTCTTGAAGAAGGGGCGATTGCGCTTAAGCCTTTCGGTGATATTTTCTTAAACCTTCTTTTTACCGTTGTGACTCCCTTGGTTTTCTTTTCCATTTCTTCGGCGGTGGCAGGCATGTCGGATGCCAAACGTTTAGGAAAAATATTGGGGTCCATGCTGGTAGTTTTTGTGGTAACCGGGATCATTGCTTCCATCATAATGACGATCGGTGTTTTGATCTATCCGCCGGCCCAAGGCGTGCAAATTCCTCTGAGCTCTAACGCTAACATGGAACAAGTTAAAATCAGTGAGCAGATCGTTAAAGCTTTAACTGTTTCGGATTTCGTGAACATTTTCTCCAAGAAAAATATGTTGGCCTTGATCATTTTCTCTCTTTTGATCGGCCTGGCGGCATTGCGGTTAAAAGAAAAGGCAAAGGTCTTTACTCAGTTTCTCGTTGCGGGTAATGACGTTATGATGAAGGTTATCAGTTATGTTATGTTTTACGCGCCCATCGGACTTTGCGCTTATTTTGCTTACTTGGTCGGTGTTTTTGGGCCGCAGCTTTTAGGTTCCTATGTGCGTGTGGTTGTTGTATATTATCCGATTGCTATTCTTTATTTTTTTATCGGATTTTCGTTTTACGCGTATTTTTCCGGACGTGCCCTTGGTGTTAAAACATTTTGGACAAACATTGTTCCGACTTCCTTAACGGCGCTGGCAACCGGGAGCAGTGTTGCCACGATTCCCTCCAATCTAGAGGCAGCCAATAAAAATGGAGTTCCTAAAGATATCAGTGAAGTTGTTATCCCGATTGGCGCTACTATTCATATGGATGGTTCGTGCTTAGCGGCGATCGTCAAGATTGCTCTTTTATTTGGATTGTTCCAGATGGATTTTTCCGGCGCCGCAACGATCATGACGGCTATTGGCATTGCGCTTTTAGCCGGTATTGTGATGGCGGGAATTCCCGGCGGTGGATTTATCGCCGAAGTTTTGATCGTTACTATTTACGGATTTCCCTTAGAAGCTCTTCCTATTATTTCCATGGTCGGGGTTTTAGTTGATCCGCCGGCGACGATGGTCAACGCGGTTGGTGATAATGTTGCCAGCATGATGGTCGCCAGGATCTTGGGCGGGAAAAAGTGGATGGGCGGACACGAGCAAGCGTAATTTAGGAAGAGCAAAAACCGGCATCGCATAGACGATGCCTTTTAATTTTATGAAATTAACGATTAAATCTAGGCCGGAAGATTTTATTGTCGAGGAAGTGGCGCCTTTGCCTTTAACAAAAAAGGGAACGCATGGCGTTTATCTTTTGACAAAAAAAGGATGGAATACTCTTGATGTTTTACGCGACATTGCTAAAAAGCTGCGGATCCATTTTGAAAACCTTTCCTACGGAGGAAAAAAAGACCGGCACGCGCTGACAACGCAGTATATAACGATCGCCGGAGCGCGCATCGGTGATTTTGAAGAGAAGAATTATATCTTGCGGTTTGCCGGTTTTATGGACAGGCCGATGGGCCCGGATCTGATCGCGGGTAATAAATTTGAGATCACACTGCGTAAATTAAAAACGGCTGATATTGAAAGCGCGAAACAGGAAATGGCCGTTGTTGGGCAATTCGGTTTTCCAAATTTTTTCGATGATCAGCGCTTCGGAAGTTTTGACTTGATCCAAGGGTTTTTTGCCGAAAAGATATTAAAAGGGCATTTTAATGGAGCGCTTAAAATTTATTTAACGGCGATTCATTCTGATGACAAAAAAGAAGAGAAAGACCGTAAGAAATTTTTCATCGAACACTGGAAAGATTGGGCGGTGTGCAAGACTTGTGCTAAAACTGAGTGGGAGCAAAAGGCATTTGATTTCTTAGCCCAGAGCAAAAGTGATTTCTTGCCGCTTTTAAGGCAAATTCCCGATGAGGTTTTATCGCTTTATATCAGCGCCTATCAGTCTTTTATATGGAATGAGGTTTTGCGTCGTGTTCTTGCGGCGCGAAAGGTCTCTCCGCTAAAAGCTTACAAAGGCATTGCCGGAGATTATCTTTTCTTTGGGGAGTTAAATGCGGATGATGACAAATATTTTCGAGAGCTCATCATTTCCGGTATGTCAGGAAAAACTAAAATGCCCGATTCGGCCTGCGAAGAAATTTATGCGCAAATTCTTAAAGAGCAGGGGATAACTCACGCGATGTTCAATAAGCTTAAGCTACGGCAAGGCTACTTCAAATCTACCGATCGCAGTGCGGTGATAAAACCGGAAAATCTTTCCTTTGAGGTTGGCGACGATGAGCTTAATCATTCGGCTCAAAAGATGATCTTAAAGTTCATTCTTCCCAGAGGAAGCTATGCGACAATGTTAGTCAAAAGGCTTTTCAGCCATAAATTGAGTAATTAATTTTTTTATTTGCAAAAATCACGCCTACGATATAATACCCCAATGCCAAAAAAGACAAAATTTATTCGCCTGAAGGAAATCTTTAATATTTTGCATGGGCCCAAGGGTTGCCCGTGGGACAGAAAGCAAACCTTTGATTCGGTTATCCGTCATTTGCGGGAAGAGACGCGCGAATATATTCAGGCAGTCAAATCGCGCAATTACCGTCATATGAAAGAAGAATTGGGCGATATTCTTCTTCTCGTTATGTTCAATGCTCAAATGGCGCAAAAGAAAAAGAAGTTTGATATTGAAGATGTGATCGATGGGCTTAGTAAAAAGTTAGTTCGCCGTCATCCGCATGTTTTTGGAAAATTGAAGCTAAGATCAGCGCGTCAGGTTATTATGAATTGGAACAAGATCAAGAAGTCCGAGGGAAAAAGGAAAAAATGAGAACTATTGCGCTATTGACGGTTTCAAATATTTTCATGACAATTGCCTGGTACGGGCATCTTAAGTATAAAAGCGCGCCGCTTTTCACCGTTATCATTATCAGCTGGCTCATCGCTTTTGTGGAATATTGTTTTCAGGTTCCGGCCAATCGGTTTGGACATGGTCAATATACGGCCGCTCAGCTCAAAACGATCCAAGAAGTCGTTACCTTGGTTGTTTTTTGTGTCTTTTCTGTTGTCTACTTAAAAGAAGAAGTCCGCTGGAATTATATTGTCGGATTTCTTTTTATGATCGCGGCGGTATTTTTTATTTTCAAAAAGTGGTAAAGATCATCGGATGAATGAAGGTTAATTTAAACCAGTGCCTATATAAAGGAAAGTGGCATGTCTAAACAAGTGATCAGCTTTAATTATGTCTTAACCGATAAAAACGGACAAATGATCGATGCGTCTCCGGCGGGAAGCCCGCTTGTTTTCTTGGAAGGCGCGGGGCAGATCATCCAGGCCCTAGAAGATATTTTGGTAACGCTTAAAGCGGGAGAAAAAAGCCAAACGACGATTTTAGCCAAAGACGCCTACGGTATTTATGATCAAAATCAGATCTATCGTTTGCCGAAGAATAAATTTCCGGAAGATGCCAAGGCGGGAGATGTTTTTCGTGTCGGCACCGAGCAAGATAATCGGGTCGTTAACGTAATTGAAGTGACCGAAACAGAAGTGGTTTGTGACGCGAATCACCCCCTGGCGGGGCAAGATTTGAGCTTTGCTGTTGAAGTTGTTGATCGGCGCGATGCAACGGCCGAAGAATTAGCTCATGGCCATGCGCACGGCGCCGGCGGCCATCACCATCATCATTGATCCTTTTATTGTAGAGGGAATTCATGGATTTCTTTCACGCCATCATTTTAGGAATTGTTGAGGGAATTACGGAGTTTTTGCCGATTTCTTCTACCGGGCATTTGATATTAGCCCAACGCCTTTTAGGCCTTGCGTCAACGGATTTTATCAAAAGCTTTGAGATTTCTATTCAGCTTGGCGCAATCTTAGCGGTAGTTGTTTTGTACTGGCGCCTTCTTTTGACCAATGTGGTCATTGTCAAAAAGGTCTTAGCGGCGTTTATTCCGACCGCGGTTTTGGGATTGATTTTTTACAAGCTAATCAAGAAAGTTCTTCTGGGCAATGAACAAGTTGTTATTTGGTCTTTGCTTTTAGGAGGGATTTTCTTGATCGTTTTTGAACTTTTTCACCGAGAAAAAGAGGGAAGCCTTGATAATATTTCTGCCATATCGTATCGCCAGGCTGTCTTGATCGGAGTTTTTCAATCGATCGCTATTGTTCCCGGCGTTTCCCGGGCGGCGGCAACGATTATCGGCGGGCTTATTTTGGGATTAAAAAGAAAAACGATCGTTGAATTTTCATTTTTATTAGCTATCCCGACGATGGCGGCGGCAACGGCGCTGGATCTTTTAAAAAGCGCTTCAGCGTTTTCTTTCGAGCAAGTCGGATTGATCAGCGTGGGATTTTTTGTTTCTTTTGGCGTGGCAATTCTTGGGATCAAATTCCTGCTTCACTTTATCAAGAATAATAACTTCATCGGTTTTGGCATTTACCGAATTGTCGTTGCCATCCTGTTTTGGTTGCTTGTTAAATAATTTTTGGTATAATTCCACGTTGATAATACGAGATATTCACAAGGAGGATTAAAATGTTTTCTTTGCATATGAGAATGGGTTTATTATTGGCGGCATTATTTGCCATCATTTATGCCGTGATCACTATGGCCGGAACGATGATGGGTGTGACAAATTTCTATGTTTATTTTGCCATTGCGATCGGAATGATGCTGATCCAGTACATGATCGGCCCGAAAATTGTCGAATGGACCATGCGTGTTCGATATGTTAAAAAAGAACAAGAGCCTCAGCTTTACCGAATGGTTGAAGAATTAGCTGAGAAGGCCGGTGTTCCTGTTCCGAGAGTATGTATTTCGGATGTTAATATTCCGAATGCCTTTGCGTTCGGGCGAGGAG
Coding sequences:
- a CDS encoding peptidylprolyl isomerase — its product is MSKQVISFNYVLTDKNGQMIDASPAGSPLVFLEGAGQIIQALEDILVTLKAGEKSQTTILAKDAYGIYDQNQIYRLPKNKFPEDAKAGDVFRVGTEQDNRVVNVIEVTETEVVCDANHPLAGQDLSFAVEVVDRRDATAEELAHGHAHGAGGHHHHH
- a CDS encoding class I SAM-dependent methyltransferase; amino-acid sequence: MEYKPKNFITPEKTKHHAEILSNRVKNRFRHLSKRFKREGIDCFRLYDWDIPEVRAVVDWYAEHIVVAEYERLQTGPNWLPQMAQAVAQVLNIPPERVHTKRRRTASEGKTRYGKLDTKDKRFEVHERDLRFWINLDDFLDTGLYSDHRDTRVIIKKLAQGKDFLNLFAYTGAFTCAAAAGRAKSSVTVDRSATYVKWAQDNLKLNGLSGPQHTFIQSDVGKYLELAYRQKRQFNLIFVDPPSFSKDVSQGAAFDINRDHPALIQSVLKVTSPGAAVFFSTNHQRFEPRFLDLKVRDITELTPKTIPEDYRNKKIHRCWQITAL
- a CDS encoding DMT family protein, which encodes MRTIALLTVSNIFMTIAWYGHLKYKSAPLFTVIIISWLIAFVEYCFQVPANRFGHGQYTAAQLKTIQEVVTLVVFCVFSVVYLKEEVRWNYIVGFLFMIAAVFFIFKKW
- a CDS encoding dicarboxylate/amino acid:cation symporter, whose translation is MKPNFFQNTFFKNYGFSLLLIVSILIGSLLGIFLEEGAIALKPFGDIFLNLLFTVVTPLVFFSISSAVAGMSDAKRLGKILGSMLVVFVVTGIIASIIMTIGVLIYPPAQGVQIPLSSNANMEQVKISEQIVKALTVSDFVNIFSKKNMLALIIFSLLIGLAALRLKEKAKVFTQFLVAGNDVMMKVISYVMFYAPIGLCAYFAYLVGVFGPQLLGSYVRVVVVYYPIAILYFFIGFSFYAYFSGRALGVKTFWTNIVPTSLTALATGSSVATIPSNLEAANKNGVPKDISEVVIPIGATIHMDGSCLAAIVKIALLFGLFQMDFSGAATIMTAIGIALLAGIVMAGIPGGGFIAEVLIVTIYGFPLEALPIISMVGVLVDPPATMVNAVGDNVASMMVARILGGKKWMGGHEQA
- a CDS encoding DUF2203 domain-containing protein; the protein is MTKKIFTPQEANKRLPLVKQIVEDILSKGRKLKALGLLEPTSSVRAESQALIDDIETLMLELQELGCSFKDWNFEIGLVDFPALIDEKEVLLCWRSDERSVEWYHGFDDGYIGRKKIPQHLLQ
- a CDS encoding M15 family metallopeptidase, whose product is MTKTVRGIFLGALVAAILFATSAPSFALDFDKLSASDIKKAQNLINKLAPLIEERDKKQNLATLTFDELYAPLSAKERRFLKKFQSLDAKKLNVKIPFRGIATGKEELVVIKNQKIKTKEGKDKYLSPQFLPPNVYEQYLVMMKAMKKDLKKQLYIESGYRSSAYQVYLFVYYLRNHEYSIRETVKFVALPGFSEHGSVKHQAIDFINENNINGEDDPKEFEDLPEYKWLLEHAKEFNFVLSYPKNAGKGITFEPWHWRYEKQESR
- a CDS encoding carbonic anhydrase, whose amino-acid sequence is MDTRATCLNCMDGRVQFPVLNWIKQNYNVDFVDVITEAGMDCVLSNQEDVSEILRSIRISVDANKSTRFFVVGHYDCRGNPVEEAIHRQQINNAVNRLKSYWPNHEIIGLWVNKNWQVELASKI
- the uppP gene encoding undecaprenyl-diphosphatase UppP; this translates as MDFFHAIILGIVEGITEFLPISSTGHLILAQRLLGLASTDFIKSFEISIQLGAILAVVVLYWRLLLTNVVIVKKVLAAFIPTAVLGLIFYKLIKKVLLGNEQVVIWSLLLGGIFLIVFELFHREKEGSLDNISAISYRQAVLIGVFQSIAIVPGVSRAAATIIGGLILGLKRKTIVEFSFLLAIPTMAAATALDLLKSASAFSFEQVGLISVGFFVSFGVAILGIKFLLHFIKNNNFIGFGIYRIVVAILFWLLVK
- a CDS encoding MazG nucleotide pyrophosphohydrolase domain-containing protein: MPKKTKFIRLKEIFNILHGPKGCPWDRKQTFDSVIRHLREETREYIQAVKSRNYRHMKEELGDILLLVMFNAQMAQKKKKFDIEDVIDGLSKKLVRRHPHVFGKLKLRSARQVIMNWNKIKKSEGKRKK
- the truD gene encoding tRNA pseudouridine(13) synthase TruD; this encodes MKLTIKSRPEDFIVEEVAPLPLTKKGTHGVYLLTKKGWNTLDVLRDIAKKLRIHFENLSYGGKKDRHALTTQYITIAGARIGDFEEKNYILRFAGFMDRPMGPDLIAGNKFEITLRKLKTADIESAKQEMAVVGQFGFPNFFDDQRFGSFDLIQGFFAEKILKGHFNGALKIYLTAIHSDDKKEEKDRKKFFIEHWKDWAVCKTCAKTEWEQKAFDFLAQSKSDFLPLLRQIPDEVLSLYISAYQSFIWNEVLRRVLAARKVSPLKAYKGIAGDYLFFGELNADDDKYFRELIISGMSGKTKMPDSACEEIYAQILKEQGITHAMFNKLKLRQGYFKSTDRSAVIKPENLSFEVGDDELNHSAQKMILKFILPRGSYATMLVKRLFSHKLSN